A region of Streptomyces sp. NBC_01788 DNA encodes the following proteins:
- the tgmB gene encoding ATP-grasp ribosomal peptide maturase, with the protein MTDMGPVLVVTNLDDPTTDLVIDELHGRGVPVVRFDSGDFPATLSFAATVTSNGIGGTLRTPTRTADLSRVRSLYYRRPSGFAFPHLDGQTARFAVTQARYGLGGVMASLPGCLYVNHPHRIGDAEFKPSGLAAAAACGFRLPPTAITSDPDTARTFAKTHRPVIYKPLSTPLYRIDGVSCTVEVREVTADEIDGTVAGTAHLFQQRIDKIGDVRVTVIGDQVFCVRIESDLLDWRTDYSRLRYGVVHPPSGICEALRAYLDHFRLVFGAFDFAVDRQGQWWFLECNPSGQWAWLEPETGLPMVAAMADLLERKTA; encoded by the coding sequence TGCGGTTCGACTCCGGGGACTTCCCCGCCACCCTGTCGTTCGCGGCCACCGTCACGTCGAACGGAATCGGAGGCACGCTGCGCACGCCCACGCGCACAGCGGACCTGTCCCGCGTCCGTTCCCTCTACTACCGCAGGCCCTCCGGGTTCGCCTTCCCCCACCTCGACGGTCAGACCGCGCGCTTCGCCGTCACGCAGGCCCGTTACGGCCTCGGCGGAGTCATGGCCTCGCTGCCCGGCTGCCTGTACGTCAATCACCCGCACCGCATCGGCGACGCCGAGTTCAAGCCGTCCGGGCTTGCCGCCGCGGCCGCTTGCGGATTCCGTCTGCCTCCCACGGCGATCACCTCGGACCCCGACACCGCGCGCACCTTCGCCAAGACCCACCGTCCGGTCATCTACAAGCCACTGTCCACGCCGCTGTACCGAATCGATGGGGTCTCCTGCACCGTCGAGGTACGAGAGGTCACCGCCGACGAAATCGACGGCACGGTGGCCGGCACCGCGCACCTCTTCCAGCAGCGGATCGACAAGATCGGTGACGTGCGCGTCACCGTCATCGGCGATCAGGTGTTCTGCGTCCGCATCGAGTCGGACCTGTTGGACTGGCGCACCGACTACTCACGACTCCGGTACGGCGTGGTCCATCCACCGTCGGGCATCTGCGAGGCCCTGCGCGCCTATCTCGACCACTTCCGGCTGGTCTTCGGCGCTTTCGACTTCGCCGTGGACCGCCAGGGGCAATGGTGGTTCCTGGAGTGCAACCCCTCCGGGCAATGGGCGTGGCTGGAACCGGAGACCGGGCTGCCGATGGTGGCGGCGATGGCGGATCTCCTGGAGAGGAAGACGGCGTGA
- the tgmC gene encoding ATP-grasp peptide maturase system methyltransferase — protein MNEEELRSRLVERLTDSGHLRTGPWRKAVSAVPRHEFLRGGFFQQVDGSTPTAWAPVMPDDPRWLEGCYDDASLVTQVAGTIVPGDVHGEIMRAPTSSSTMPGLVVRMLEDLQVDAGHRVLEIGTGTGYSTALMCHRLGDESVTSVEVDENVSTRARVALGQCGFAPNLIVGDGLAGYENGAHYDRVIATCGLLTVPRELIEQTRPGGTVLVTLGGWLYSSELARLTVHEDGTASGRFLGGHISFMLARPQLPPPLGLLPDLDEGDERHAVLGADVIDDWNTRFVAQLAAPRTQCVRLTREGRTEHLFLDVGTGAWAVLREHDGRWTVRQGGPSRVWDAVEAHITRWRGAGAPPLEEFEITIRSGQTAVIWPGR, from the coding sequence GTGAACGAAGAAGAGCTGAGGTCACGGCTCGTTGAGCGGCTGACCGACAGCGGACATCTGCGAACCGGGCCCTGGCGGAAGGCCGTGTCCGCGGTTCCGCGCCACGAGTTCCTGCGCGGCGGCTTCTTCCAGCAGGTCGACGGATCGACGCCCACCGCGTGGGCCCCGGTCATGCCGGACGACCCGCGGTGGCTGGAGGGGTGTTACGACGATGCCTCCCTGGTGACGCAGGTCGCCGGAACGATCGTGCCCGGGGACGTCCACGGGGAGATCATGCGCGCCCCCACGTCGTCCAGCACCATGCCCGGCCTGGTGGTCCGCATGCTCGAAGACCTCCAGGTCGACGCCGGCCACCGGGTGCTCGAGATCGGCACGGGCACCGGCTACTCCACGGCTCTGATGTGTCACCGGCTCGGCGACGAGTCGGTGACCTCCGTCGAGGTCGACGAGAACGTGTCCACCCGCGCCCGCGTCGCGCTGGGCCAGTGCGGGTTCGCACCGAACCTGATCGTCGGCGACGGCCTTGCCGGGTACGAGAACGGGGCCCACTACGACCGGGTGATCGCCACCTGCGGGCTCCTCACCGTCCCACGCGAACTGATCGAGCAGACCCGTCCCGGTGGGACCGTGCTCGTCACCCTCGGCGGTTGGCTGTACTCCTCCGAACTGGCCAGGCTCACGGTGCACGAGGACGGCACGGCATCCGGCCGCTTCCTCGGTGGGCACATCTCCTTCATGCTCGCCAGGCCACAACTGCCGCCGCCGCTAGGGCTGCTCCCCGATCTCGACGAGGGCGACGAGCGGCATGCGGTCCTCGGCGCCGACGTGATCGACGACTGGAACACCCGGTTCGTCGCCCAGCTCGCCGCGCCACGCACTCAGTGCGTCCGCCTCACCCGCGAAGGCCGCACGGAACACCTGTTCCTCGACGTCGGCACCGGCGCCTGGGCAGTGCTCCGGGAGCACGACGGTCGGTGGACGGTCCGGCAGGGCGGGCCGTCCCGCGTCTGGGACGCCGTCGAGGCGCACATCACCCGGTGGCGCGGCGCCGGGGCGCCGCCGTTGGAGGAGTTCGAGATCACCATCAGGTCCGGACAGACGGCGGTCATCTGGCCGGGCCGCTGA